In Oncorhynchus kisutch isolate 150728-3 linkage group LG7, Okis_V2, whole genome shotgun sequence, one DNA window encodes the following:
- the LOC109893924 gene encoding homeobox protein SIX6, whose amino-acid sequence MFQLPILNFSPQQVAGVCETLEESGDIERLGRFLWSLPVAPAACEVLNKNESVLRARAIVAYHTGNFRELYHILENHKFTKESHTKLQALWLEAHYQEAEKLRGRPLGPVDKYRVRKKFPLPRTIWDGEQKTHCFKERTRHLLREWYLQDPYPNPSKKRELAQATGLTPTQVGNWFKNRRQRDRAAAAKNRLQQQGMSQGSVRSLADDDGTVDRLGPASSPEASLSSKAATSAISITSSDSECDI is encoded by the exons ATGTTTCAGCTGCCTATCTTGAATTTTAGCCCCCAGCAGGTTGCGGGGGTTTGCGAGACTCTGGAAGAGAGCGGGGACATTGAGCGCCTCGGTCGCTTCCTCTGGTCTCTGCCCGTCGCCCCAGCAGCCTGCGAGGTCCTCAACAAGAATGAGTCGGTGCTTAGGGCGCGGGCCATCGTGGCCTACCACACCGGGAATTTCCGAGAACTCTACCACATTCTGGAGAACCACAAGTTCACCAAAGAGTCTCACACTAAACTACAGGCCCTGTGGCTCGAGGCGCACTACCAGGAGGCAGAGAAGCTGCGGGGCCGCCCGCTAGGGCCAGTGGACAAATACAGGGTGCGGAAGAAGTTCCCTCTACCCAGAACGATATGGGACGGAGAGCAAAAGACCCACTGCTTCAAGGAGAGAACCCGACATTTGTTACGAGAATGGTACTTGCAGGATCCTTACCCGAACCCGAGCAAAAAGAGGGAGCTCGCGCAGGCTACTGGACTTACTCCCACACAAGTGGGAAACTGGTTCAAAAATCGTAGACAAAGGGATAGAGCGGCGGCTGCGAAAAATAG GCTACAACAGCAAGGGATGTCCCAAGGCTCGGTTCGGTCTTTGGCAGATGATGATGGAACCGTCGATCGACTCGGTCCCGCCTCTAGTCCCGAGGCTAGTTTGTCAAGCAAAGCCGCCACCTCGGCTATCTCGATCACTTCCAGCGACAGCGAATGTGACATCTAA